One stretch of Miscanthus floridulus cultivar M001 chromosome 18, ASM1932011v1, whole genome shotgun sequence DNA includes these proteins:
- the LOC136519851 gene encoding uncharacterized protein — MANRAEAAADREGLHPNLFLDAARVLMLFRAVATVGIGTTSADPLLAFLGLLLWLLGVCLLALVVVPAAGRFPHAALAATAMAIAILKHLFTLWN; from the coding sequence ATGGCCAACCGAGCTGAGGCCGCAGCAGACCGGGAGGGTCTCCACCCGAACCTCTTCCTCGACGCCGCGCGCGTGCTGATGCTGTTCCGCGCGGTGGCCACCGTCGGGATCGGAACCACCTCCGCCGACCCCCTGCTGGCGTTTCTCGGCCTTCTCCTTTGGCTGCTCGGCGTGTGCCTGCTGGCCCTGGTGGTGGTGCCAGCGGCAGGACGTTTCCCGCACGCCGCACTGgccgccaccgccatggccatcgccatCCTGAAGCACTTGTTCACCCTATGGAACTAG